One Xiphophorus maculatus strain JP 163 A chromosome 23, X_maculatus-5.0-male, whole genome shotgun sequence genomic window, CCTTTCTTAATGTGGGAGACGTCTAGAAGGCTCTTCAGTGTCTAGGCCTACACGTTTCATTGTTGGCAatttaggaaatattttgacTATGAATTGAGGgtgaatgaaatggaaaaaataggATCACACTATTTTACATTGAAAGCACCAATTTATCATAATCTATGTGCATAAAAACTCAATTTCtactcattttctgtttcaaaatccCACATTTCCTAAACTCAGAATTCATACGTTAGATAAAATTGTGGACTTTTGAGTGCAAACCATAGTTAGGTTATATTGTATGCATGGTTCACAAAGCATTTAACAACCTGCTTTGTTGGTTTAATGGATAGCAGGGAGAGTTGAGGGTTCTTTCACAACTTCTCTGGCATCTGGACCAATTTAGTGTATCTATGTTTTAGAGTCTAGGACTGAAAAATCCTAAACTAAATACAGATTCTTCAAGGCACATCTGTaacaagggttttttttttttgttgttgaattcaAATgcttctaattttaaaaaagtgtcaaAACCGTGTCCtacttttttaatctttagaTGAGTAGGTATTTATTGTTGAgcagagcaacaacaaaagtTATGAGGTGACAAATTAACTATAAAAGATGTCCTCTCTATATAAATTGGggtaaaaaaagttttcatgatgtttttattttgtggataattttattgcaaaaagtctagaaattatttttctaaacatttgttttcatatacTAAATTGGGCAAatgattacatttaattttctgcttCTCAAGACTATgtagaaatattaataaacagcaTAATATAGTTAGGAACATTTCTGCAGGGATTTGTTCAAGTTGGACAACCTGTACATGATTGACTCTTTACACCAGGTCTCAGACGTTGGAGCCACGCTGAAATCTAAAAGTTAACCCCCCCCCACTCAAACAACATGCTATCATACCACATGAATCTGCCCAGAatggaaaggaaaataaaacagagtgtGCACAAGACAAGAAGAGCAATAGACACAATCTGCCTCACAAAAGATAAGCCTTTCTCCTTTGACCTCCCTCATCTCCCTTCcccaacaataaaataaaaattaaacttgcTCCATGACTGCAGCACtttaatgacattatataatTGATTTTGGAGATGGTGCagtagcattttttaaatttaaatatatgttctACTGCAGCTCAGTCCGCTAGCAGTTTGCTCATCAGCACATTTATGAAACTGCTGATTATTGGATAAAGTTGGTTCTCATCTTGGATTGAAAGAAGCTAATGATTAACTCCCTACAACACTAAATTCAGATTCTTGTAAATTATTCCACAGAAAGAAATGATGTTCATTCTCAGACCTGGTACCTGTAAAGATTAACAGGTTCACAACAGGTTCACACAAACTTCACTCATGACATATGTGAAACATGAGCACTGAGGAAGTTCAACAAGCAGCAGTACGGCCAGGTGCTCCGACTTAATCGGTTCATTTAATTGTCATCTctatttaaagttgttgtttttttcataaagcagaacttttcagatgttattttgcgttaaaagattttcttttgggATTTGCTAAAAATGGTTGAGGTTGTCTTAtccatttataatttttctgtgATTAAAACCAGTAATAGTGGCAATAGTTAGTCTGAAGCCTTGCATGTGTTTAAATAGGTTTCTCTCTAACGCCTCTTAAGGAGAGCAGAATGCAGAACCAGTCGGGCTACTTGTTGTAAAAAAGTTGCCATTCCTGTTAAACACATTTGAGGTTTTCTCAATCTTTTTCAGGGCACAAAAAtgctagtgtttttttttttttgtcttcagcagaaattggaaattaattttcattctgtttcttttctttttttcttttttatcactGAACATTTAATCATTCTGCAAAACTGAGAATCATGTGTTGGTTTCATAGAAATATATAAAGTAACTAAAATGGCAAAGTTGTATGCAAAGGAGTTTTGTAGAGTAAAATTAACCTTCTCTCCTAAATTCATTGatgatgtttcatttttatctcaTTGTTCTTGTCAGGCTCGTTCCCCATCCAAGGACGCAGAGTCCGCGTGTACCAGCCTGAGTTTGAAGATTGCTGGGCTTTTGGACATGTCTCACAGCACGACCTCATCTCACATGTTATGGAGATTACGCTGGATAAGGTGACACACTTTAACACATTCATGGTAAAACCAGTTTTAAATTctttgtaattcttttttttgtttgtttgttttaaattttagcaCAAGGGAAGTCCTGAACATGTCTTTTGGTTATGTTCAGCAAGACAAagtagaaaaatacaatttgttcATTTAAGTGTTTAAAACTGATGCTATTCATATAACAGTTCAACAAACTTAAAGTCAAtgcaacacaaaacattttctgtctgtcaTAGTTTGGATCTGCAGGattgtttgtttattacatgatgcacatttttctaaacttaGTGAATCTCATTTAATTCTGCAAATCCTTTGGTGTACAGAGAAGTCTTTAAGGTgctaaaatgagtccaaatcatCAACCCTTTGCCACCGTGATTGACCGTTGGTGTGATTTGTTTGTGGTGATATGATAGTTGCTTTCTGTAAAATTTCCTTCAGATTATGGGCAAACACTTCTCCCATAGTCTTGTCTGTTCAAAGTATGTTGTTGCCTCAGTCCTGTTGTTTGTTCAAATGCACCTTTGTAAACATTCAGAAGTGTTCTTTGATTGTCTTTCAGTAATTTCTTCCTGTcataaactgaacattttaacaaatatgtgtgTTGTTGAGAGATAATTCATTTATTGAATAGTTTTTCCAAACtgatatttatgaaaaactgaATATAATTACCTTTCAATCAAAACGGTAAGCATTGCAGCTGAAAAGAAATGCTAAATTCTTAAAACTCAAACTTTCTattaaagtatttgtttttgacataaagAATTGTCATAATTGAGCCTTGTGTTTTATGCTATGTTTAGTTTAAGTCTTTAATTTCTTGTAAGGACTCCTGAGAACAAGTCTGACTCCAGCCAGACTGTCTGCTGGGGGTTAATTTGTGAAAGGATCTCACACTGTTTTCTTCCCCTCCAGGGAAAAGAGAAGCAGATGGTAGATCCTCGTGTAATACATGTCATGCTAGCAGAAGAGGAGGTAAGTTTGTCATTAGTGTTATTGGGAAGCTTTCTACAGCATGAAGTCAGCTCTGCTTTCGCTTCTTTTTCTTGTACGGAGTACTGCCTCTGTCATATTggttattttttacataaagtttTAAACTTGTATTTTGCATGGTTTTTtagagaagattttttttatttgctttttgtgtctgttcaaaatatgtgaacaaaaacttttctttctcttagtggtattttttactttgtgtaTTTGGCTAAAAATACCTATATTGTGATTGGTTTACTGAATCCAGTATTGTCAGGTGAAGAACTAAATTTCCCCATTGTGCCCCTCTTAGCCTGGTAACAATGGACAACGAAAGAAGGACAGTGAAGCAATGAAGGGAGACGGACGCAGACGTAGGACTGCCTCAGAGGATGGTGACGATTTGAACTTGAAACGGTTTAAAGGAGCAGGAAACTCTGAAGCAGGAACTCAAAACTGTGGGGATTCCAGCAAAACTCCAGAGGAAGGCGTTGGGATCTGGGCCGGAGACTCTGAAAGAGTCAGCAGCTCCACCAAAAACGGAAACCCCTCAGAGGGAACCTCTCCTCCAGGAAGCGTGTCCTCTCCCAACACAAACTCCTCGATTCACTTGGACCACTCTAATGCTTCTTCACCTCTGTATCCTGCCCTTGTCAAAGAAAATGGGCGCCTATTCTCTCCACAAGGAGCAGCAGACTCAACCAACAACACTTCTCATCCTCCCAACCCTCCCCCTCTCAAACCAGCTCCTTCCCCTTTCTCTACCACATCTTTTCCCTCACTGGGGCAAATGCCAGTCCTGGTCCATGGTGCTCCAGCCCCAAAGGCTTCTCCATCCCCCCAGCCAGACCGAGAGGATGCCCCCCAGTCGGCTTTCTCTAAAACAGCTGCTCTCGTTTCCCCGGGGCCCGTCACCATTTCTTGGTCACAGGACAGCAGACCCAGCGTTTCTCTGTCTACGTCGATGGGGTTCAGTTCTAAAGCTCCCACCTGGGGAGGCCAGACAGAGGTAAGCGGCTCCATGAGGTTAATGCTGGCTGCACTGTTACACTATCctggaaaagtattcatatgcCTTAAACTTTACTGGTTTTCATTATGACCATGAAGTTCAGGgtgttttatttggcttttatgTGGAATACTAACACAACATAATACATATAAAGGTGATGTGAAAGGAGAAGGAGGTGCATGATTTCAATTCTTTCTTAAAATTATCTGAAAGATGCGACATGCAGTTTTATTCACCTCTGCAAGTCTTGCAAGGTGACATACAGCTTCACATTGCTTGACAAAAATTGTCCATTCTTTATAAATTAGCTCAAACTCAGATTAGAGTCAGTGTGTtgtcatgatgctgccaccaccgtgtgtCATTTTGGTGATGTACCGGGGTAGGATTGTGGTTATGCTTCACTCTTTCCATTTTGAAATGATGAAGAACATTAATTCATGAAATGATCAAAGACTGTAaagatacaaaaagaaaataatcagaacaaTATTGGTCGATTTCTAATCTATCAATatatttgttgcagtttttagCAATAGTATCCTGATGTGAGGAAAGATTCAAGGGACATGAATGCTTCTCCAAGGAACTGCATACGTTGTAATTACAACTACAATATAGTAATTcactggtttatttttattcccaggGTTCTAAAACAACACCTAGTTTCCGTTTGTCTCAGGCGACCCCCACGGCTCCAGTATTTGGAGATGTTGCTTCCCAAACCAACGGCGCTCCCACCACTACCACAGCTTCCCACGACACCACGAAGCCTTTTGGCTTCGGCTTCAGTGGAGCCAAGAACGAGACCCGACCGCCGCAGGACCAGAACCTCTTTTTTCAGTGCATGACCCAGAATTCTGGCACCAGCTCCAATCTGACAACCGGTCAGACTCAAACTAAGGACACTAATTACTTCACTGCTGTGTCTGAGAGTCTGAGTAAAGAGCCAGCAGCTCTTTTCATGCCTGCAGCCTCTACTGAAGGGCTGAAGAAGCCTGAGCAGCCCAAAGTGCCTGAGGCCCATCCTTTGGGAAATGGTGCTTTCAACATACCATCAGCCTTCCAAGGCGCATCTGCAGGTGCACGGGGCCCTGGCCTAACGATTGGTGGTCTTGGGATGGCCTCTGGAGCCCAAAGTGCTATtaagaacaacaacaataataatggaACTGCTGAAGGGAGTTTAGGGAAACAGTCCAGTTTTAACTCCTCAGATCACcagaacatttttctgcagGCCTCTAAAGAGTCTACTAATCCTTTTCTGGCTTATGGGGACAAAAACTCTGCATCACCTTTTGTTGGCCTCTCTGGGACAGAGCCACAAACTCTGGGTGTTTCTGTGGACAATAAGCCTAACCTGTTCACTATGGCCGAACCACCTAAAGGCATTCTGTCCAGCTTCACAGCACCCTCAGCCGCAGCTTCAGTCAGCTCTTCCACCACAACAATGCCACCTCAGACTCTGCAGAGTGAGATGGCCATGACAAAGAAGGACGAAGAAGTCGTAGAGATGCCACCCTCTACATCAGGTTGTCTGATGATGGGAAGTAGCAGCTCTggagaaatgaaggaaacagcTCTATTGTTTGACCAGAGTCAGCCACAGAAGTTTAGCCTCGAAGACCGAAGCCAGTCATCCAAGCGCGACTCTGATTCCAGCACCAACAGCGACCTGTCGGACCTCAGCGAGAACGAGGAGGGCCTGGAGAAAGATCAGATCCCCCCAGGGCTATCTCTTCCCGCTAAGGATGGATCCATCCAGCAAAAATCTAAAGTCCAGGTGGCTCCCAAGAGCCGTCCGCGTAACAAATCTTTTAAAGGTGCTTCTCATTCATTTTCATAGACCTTAAAGTTTTTATCAGAAGCTAAGTTGGTGATAGAGTTAACACTGCCTTGTATTTTCCAGTGGGCCAGTCTGTACTGAAAGACCAGAGCAAAGTGCGCCGTCTGAAGCAGTCAGGTGAGTCCTTCCTCCAGGATGGCTCCTGCATCAGCGTGGCTCCTCACTTGCACAAGTGCCGTGAGTGTCGCCTGGAACGTTATCGGAAGTACCGAACCACGGAGGATGACAGCGAGGATGAAGATGACCCGAATGTGGCCTGCCGTTTCTTTCACTTCAGGAGGTGAGACCAAAGTGGTTTGATGGCATGTTGTTTCCTCCATCTTGGgactaaatttaaattttttttttcctgccttcATCCAGGTTGGCTTTCACACGTAAAGGTATACTGCGTGTGGAAGGCTTCCTCAGTCCTCAGCAGAGCGATGCCATGGCGATGGGTCTCTGGTTACCTGCCCCAGCGGTCCAAGAAGGCCTCGACCTCGACACATCTAAGTACATCCTGGCCAACGTGGGAGACCAATTCTGCCAGTTGGTGATGTCTGAGAAGGAGGCCATGATGATGGTGGAACCTCACCGTGAGTCTGAAAGTCGTCTCACACCTCATCTTGAGGTTTGtcctcttgttttatttgtctgtgatcttaaataaatcttatttttcCATGGTTTTTCAGAGAAAGTGGCGTGGAAACGTGCCGTGCGAGGTGTTCGGGAAATGTGCGACGTATGCGAGACAACCTTGTTCAACATCCACTGGGTCTGCCGCAAGTGTGGCTTTGGAGTGTGTCTGGACTGCTATCGGCTCCGCAGGAACAGGCCAAGAGAAGGTAGCTTATTAACTAGAGTTTTGGGAACAAACGTATGTTCACTCAAGTTATTTTGTGCAATATTCTTGCTTTGCTTGACTTTTTGCAAACCTCGTTTTAGATGTGGATGAAACCCCAGAAGACGAGGTTTTCTCTTGGTTAAAGTGTGCCAAAGGCCAACCTCATGAGCCTCAAAACCTCATGCCAACGCAAATTATACCAGGAACAGGTAAAATAAACAGCCTGCCACATGTCTATTGAAGACACATAATCCTAGTAGACCTGAGTATTTTATAGTAGGTTATTTTTAACATCCCAAAGGACAGTGAAGTGCAAAAGTCATAAAGTGGTGTTTGAATGATCAGCATCCTCACACATTCTAAACCTATTGTGTAAATATCATGTCTTGTAGGTATGAAAGAGATGCAAGGactgatttttttgtctttctgcttcAGCTCTTTATAATATAGGTGACATGGTGCATGCAGCAAGGGGCAAGTGGGGTATTAAAGCCAACTGCCCCTGTGCTAGTCGACATACAAAGTCACTAGTCCGCCCTACCGCCCCCAATGGGATTTCACAGGTGTGTTTCCTTCTCccactgtttttattgttttgttttattctgcatttgtttttaatttttcaactttaatgcattgtttttgtttattttagcagTCTACATCCAGCAGCGGAGGTGGCCTTACAGTTTTATCTGGTGCTGGCGCTACTCCAAAACCAGAGGCAGAAACGTCAGTAATCAAAACGGAGAGCATGCAGACGGCAACACCTTCAGACAGCGGGGGTGGGGGAACTGTGGGTAGTACCAGTAACTCTGTTATTAGTACATCCACTCCCTGTATTGTCACACAGTCCTCTGCCAAGGACACCCGTCCATCAGGAGAGGGCAACAGTTCTGCTCTGCACTGGCTTGCAGACTTGGCCACACAGAAAGCCAAGGATGACACCAAGGGTACATAGGAAACGCAGAACCAGGagtcagataaaaaaatccttaatcGGCTTCAGTTTTAACGATCCTCTTCTTCCAGAATCCGGCTCACTTCGCGCCATGATGAGTAGAGAAAGTCGGCCTCCCTTTGGGCTGGACTCGCTTAGTGCCCTTTCAAAGCCGCCTGCTTCCAGTCCGAAGCTCTTCAACAGCTTGTTGCTCGGACCAAGCATAACCCAGTCCAAACCGGAGGGGTCGAGCCTCCGTGACCTGCTCAACTCTGGACCGGGAAAGCTGTCTCAGGGGCCTGGAGAGAGCAGTGTACCATTCCCCTCTGTTTTTACCTCATCAAGTGTATGTCCAGGTTTTCTGATCTTCCTTGTGCAGAAATAATGCTTTTAATTTAAACGCCACCTACAAGATTGGAAAATAtcactgccacctactggcgaATAATGTTTCAAATGTCCTGCcttaataaaaaagcaaattttttattatttgatgaTACAGAGTGACAAGATGAAGAGCAGCCTACCAAACTTCCTGGATCACATCATCGCCTCTGTTGTGGAGACCAAGAAAGCAGAGGGCCGGCGCTCTGTGACCTCCGAAGGTGGCGAACTTGGAGTGCTGGGAGCCCGTAAAGACGGCGTAATGGGTCTTAGTGTTTTGGAACCACATACCTCACACTCTTGGCTCTGTGATGGGCGACTCCTCTGCCTACAGGATCCtagcaacagcaacaactggAAGATCTTCAGAGAGTGCTGGAAGCAGGGACAGGTAAGAATCACAGAGTATAAAATAGTTGAAATGGAAATCATCCCTGTTGGTGAAAGATGGGCTGACAGGTCGTCTTGATATGTTTGGGTTCTTTTCCAGCCTGTGTTGGTGTCAGGAATACATAAACGGCTAAAATCCGAACTGTGGCGGCCCGAGGCATTCAGCGAGGAGTTTGGGAACCAGGATGTAGATCTGGTCAACTGTAGAAACTGTTCCATCATTTCTGATGTAAAGGTGCGAGACTTCTGGGACGGCTTTGAGACGATCTCCAGTGAGTGCAAAAGTACAGTGTGTTTTTCTCatacatcagtttaaaatgacCTGTAGAATAGGTGAAGCATGCAGTGGATGTTGTCTTAATGTCTTTAATGTCTCCTCTGAGTGTAGAACGACTGCAGGACAATGATGGCAGACCGATGGTGTTGAAACTAAAGGACTGGCCTCCAGGTGAAGACTTCAGAGACATGATGCCCACAAGGTGAGGAAACTAAACCTGTGTTGCTTTTTAGTTCCAGAAATTTTGgatatgtaacattttatttaaaaaaatatttacatgtagTTTTTCATCCTAAAATTTTTGGTAGTTGTTTTAgaattttgatcatttaaaaattgcCATGCAAATTGGCTtttactaaataattatttccaaGTTATGGTAGTTGTAAAGTTTGGATTTGCTGATGATGATTTTCATTGATTTTGATTTCCCTTTAATAGTTATGACTGTTTTTAGCATTTCTACTAATAGTGAtcattaattatttgtattGCGTTCAGAGAAGTTCTGACTAGGGTTGTCATGATGCATAACTTTGAAACTCTATACTGATACTAAGAAAACTACTTTACCAATTTTGATAccactgcaacatttttaaaggtaGAGAGGTTTCTTTCAAGTTGatagaaaatatgtaattagtacaatataaatatgcaatatttatttttgcaaaacagtaGACAAGATAACAGCTAATACATATTTCAGTAAAACAACTTTGTAAGATATTccactttcttttttccaggTTTGATGATTTGATGGACAATCTTCCTTTGCCTGAGTACACAAAAAGAGACGGCCGTCTTAATCTCGCTTCACGGTTGCCCAACTTTTTCGTGCGTCCTGACCTTGGACCAAAGATGTACAACGCCTATGGTAAAAATGATCACCTGGTGACATTTCTTCTCTGTGCAGTTTACGTTCCTTTTcaccttctttctttcttccttcaaCTCCCCCAATGTCTTTAGGCTTAATTTCAACTGAGGACAGGAAGGTCGGAACCACAAACCTCCATCTGGATGTGTCTGATGCTGTCAACGTCATGGTGTATGTCGGCATTCCTCATGGAGAAGAAAACCAGGAGCAAGGTCAGTAGATTTAAGGGGACTTTGTTTCTTTATCCCTTTCCCCCCTACACAGACACTCACTGCTTTAGTAGTAGACACCATAACCACAGCTGAGCTACGAACTATTCATAAAAAATGcttgttgattaaaaatatgttgcaaaCAGAATTGATTCTACAGTATTTCAAAGTACCTTTTCCCACCAGTGGACAAAATAGTATTTTATGTGTATTTGAAAAAGCTTTGTTAAAATCCATTGTTGAGgatattttaacatttagtgGTTCCAGGCTTAATGTGCTTGGAAAGGACACTGGAGGCACCCTCCAGTGGGTCTCACTTATTTACATTGTGGTAAAATTTCTCCTTCACAGAGGCGGAAAACTCTGGATACCAAGGTCTGTAGACTTTCAGTTGTATCACTTGCGTAGCATGCCCTTCTTCTCAACTAACTCCCCCTTTTCACACCTGCGCTTCATCTTCCTGTATTGTTGTGCAGTAGGGGCCAGAGCACCGGGATTCATCCCTCAGTTTGTATTGTTGCATGTCTGTAAATTTCTGTGTGATGCAACCGTCACTATGGTAAATAACAGCGGACGTAAAGATTCTTATGTGCTTCTGGAGAACCGTGTAAAGGTTAATGTTGGTTTCAGGGTTGGGTTTCAACTCCCGTTTACAGCAAAACAAGTTAAGTGAACTGGTCTGGCTTCAGATGTTCTGTAGCTGTTGTGGGAttgttttctcttcctgtttacTTTGGGTGTACAGTGCTCTGGTCCTTGGACTGGGAGAGTAGTATGAACGAAGGGCATCTAGAGCTGGCATTCCTGTTTCCTTGCAACCTTTTTTACACGAACAAAAACACGCTCGCATACATCAAAAGATGGACTTTGGAtgttagcagaaataaaaggtAGATCACTCTGTTTACAAATGGTCTGATGGGTAGTATGAAGTTTATTATATGATAATTGATGAATTACAGACCCGTTACTCACCAGCTGCAAACTCCCGATACctgattttttcttcttctttttttccaaatcaagttGTGCAAAccacaacactcttcagtgtgggcATTGTTACTCactaatttcaaattaaatgtttttacttcttTCCAAAAATATTGTTCAGTCAAAATGTCATGTTAACAGGCTGTAGTTTCATCTAGAAATCAAGAGTAGACTGTGGATATGAAAGTTGTCAGTAAATGTGATTGTGTAGTCTGTAAATTGTCCTTTTGCCTTTGTGGTTCTCAACTGGTCTGGCCACagaatacatatatatttgaCAAATCTTCAAAACATatagttgttttaattttacttcaCAAACTGGAGCGTTAGCCTTCATCCAGGTTGGCTTTCACACGTCAAGGTATACTGCGTGTGGAAGGCTTCCTCAGTCCTGTGATGCTACTgagacagtttttgtttttacaaatagtaTTTTTTGTGACCAAGCAGAAAGTCTGTGCAGGCATCCATCGTGTTTCTCCTTCTTccctcctcatcttcctcctcctcatgctTCTCCTCTGCTGGTGTTAGTGTTGATGTCAACATCAAATCCCCTTACGAGTTTTCATTTCTGCTCATAGACGGAGCACATAAtagcattaaaaacattaacagttAGGAGTGTCTCCTTGACATGTGAGCtctgtaatacatttttaacataaggtaacatttgtatttgaaactgaaattataGCGCTACAAGGCAGTaagtgcaacaaaataaaaataaaatcagcaatattttttagttaTACCCGAAGTGGCACACATGATCTCCAGTCTGAACCACATAAGGACTTTGAGTACCTTTTTTTTCTAGGTCATTTACCTCCTGAAACTCCTAATGGgataatatttgtttaattaaagatTGCTGTAGgtgttcctcttttttaatgaaagcaCAAACATCTTTTGCTTAACTGTCACACTTcttaaaaaatctgatatttaagCTTCCACAGCAATTGTACCTGCTtaaattatgtcatttattGTAACTGGTATCATTTATTTGTGGCTAAAAGAGAGCTACTTCTATGCAAACAACCACACAATGCTGCTCTAAACAGTATCTGGACAAACGAATACTGTTGGTCATATGAAAAGACAAATTTGGGCCATTCAGTAACAGTCCAGTTTTTTTGCTAGTAGAGATGTCTCTGATGTCGTCTCTGGTGAATCGGAACAAGATATGTTTTATTGATATACTGGATCTCTGAGTGTGGTTGTTGATGCTGTGAATCCAGCTGTAGCTCACCCCTTGGTAAGCTACAAGAAACTTAAGAAATTGTTTCTGCTCAATAATCCCATCAAGGTTGCATAATGTTGGATCTGTGctcagtttgtatttttcctctctgttaAACCTCTAGAACCCGACGGACCCACCGGTGGGTCCGTCGGGTTCTAGAGGTGCTTGGATACTGAAAACAGGgagtttctgaaacactgatCATCAGTGTCTTATTCTCATTTCGGACGCTGTTAACATTCAACCAGTGATTGTGTTTGTTCTAAAATGGTCatatcatttttatattaaaaatcttaacattttctGAGGAATTGAGTTTAGGGCTCACGTTTTCTGAAAcccacaataaataaaatgacttgaAAGGATGTATATTATATACCAcacaaagtaataataataaaatgtcactttttgaaatggaaaaaaaagtataaattaacacaataatgtaatttattgagaGGCATCTGCTTAAACTGACTTAGCACTGCCTGAGAAATCCCATTGGGTCAGGAGGAACCAGTTGAGAACTACATCTTTGCACCATTCTTGTTCAAAAGTACGACAAATGGATACTAAATACTtttctaaataatgttttaacagaaaataaatgtggattttacCCTCTTAATCAGCTTAATGATGGTTATTCCGACATGTAGGACTAGAGCCGTAGTTCAAGGAATCGCTAAGAACTAAAGTTTAAAACTCTAATATTGCAAAAGTCAGACAGAAAGAACTCAGATGTGAATATGTTTATGTAGAGATCTTACTGATGGACGTTTGGCATTCTGTATGTCTCTGTCTTGTTTCCTCTCTTTGGTTCTTCAGAGGTCATGACCACCATCGAGGAGGGCGATGTGGACGACATGACAAAGAGACGGGTACACGAGGGGAAAGAGAAACCCGGAGCTCTCTGGCACATCTACGCAGCCAAGGATGCCGAGAAGATCCGTGAATTACTCCGCAAGGTTAGCACCCACTGGTTCCTCAAGATACTCTATTCACAAAATGATCATAAAGTAAAtgtcaaacacttttttaaagcttcttaacatctaattgttttttttctctctgtgccCCATGTCAGGTGGGAGAAGAGCAGGGTCAAGAGAACCCTCCAGACCACGACCCTATTCATGACCAGAGCTGGTACCTGGACCAGGGGCTCCGGCGCCGATTGTACGAGGAGTACGGCGTCCAGGGGTGGGCCATCGTACAGTTCCTAGGCGATGCTGTGTTTATCCCTGCTGGAGCGCCTCACCAGGTCAGACACATGAGGGAGTTTTTTTATAGGAATTAACAGTCTGAGGTGTATCCCCTTCAGTGACGTAGCTCTCTTCCTGCTG contains:
- the kdm3b gene encoding lysine-specific demethylase 3B isoform X3; the encoded protein is MGDSLELIGKRLILLLDDSRPANGSETEQPAWARDWLRGTVRAVSVIGLAAPEGSEGGEATTTSTAAGLTVFLEFENGSQRCSWVQVYGDGVKAVLVEDSVVWVSPSDSTRVSAVPGPTTPWPALAFRSLVDRVGLGSLVPVEYFGTKNFEFLPDDKAFQRFEADKDMRHPVLLEQPSLLSAFSSWHTDFKLQEIFRKGSFPIQGRRVRVYQPEFEDCWAFGHVSQHDLISHVMEITLDKGKEKQMVDPRVIHVMLAEEEPGNNGQRKKDSEAMKGDGRRRRTASEDGDDLNLKRFKGAGNSEAGTQNCGDSSKTPEEGVGIWAGDSERVSSSTKNGNPSEGTSPPGSVSSPNTNSSIHLDHSNASSPLYPALVKENGRLFSPQGAADSTNNTSHPPNPPPLKPAPSPFSTTSFPSLGQMPVLVHGAPAPKASPSPQPDREDAPQSAFSKTAALVSPGPVTISWSQDSRPSVSLSTSMGFSSKAPTWGGQTEGSKTTPSFRLSQATPTAPVFGDVASQTNGAPTTTTASHDTTKPFGFGFSGAKNETRPPQDQNLFFQCMTQNSGTSSNLTTGQTQTKDTNYFTAVSESLSKEPAALFMPAASTEGLKKPEQPKVPEAHPLGNGAFNIPSAFQGASAGARGPGLTIGGLGMASGAQSAIKNNNNNNGTAEGSLGKQSSFNSSDHQNIFLQASKESTNPFLAYGDKNSASPFVGLSGTEPQTLGVSVDNKPNLFTMAEPPKGILSSFTAPSAAASVSSSTTTMPPQTLQSEMAMTKKDEEVVEMPPSTSGCLMMGSSSSGEMKETALLFDQSQPQKFSLEDRSQSSKRDSDSSTNSDLSDLSENEEGLEKDQIPPGLSLPAKDGSIQQKSKVQVAPKSRPRNKSFKVGQSVLKDQSKVRRLKQSGESFLQDGSCISVAPHLHKCRECRLERYRKYRTTEDDSEDEDDPNVACRFFHFRRLAFTRKGILRVEGFLSPQQSDAMAMGLWLPAPAVQEGLDLDTSKYILANVGDQFCQLVMSEKEAMMMVEPHQKVAWKRAVRGVREMCDVCETTLFNIHWVCRKCGFGVCLDCYRLRRNRPREDVDETPEDEVFSWLKCAKGQPHEPQNLMPTQIIPGTALYNIGDMVHAARGKWGIKANCPCASRHTKSLVRPTAPNGISQQSTSSSGGGLTVLSGAGATPKPEAETSVIKTESMQTATPSDSGGGGTVGSTSNSVISTSTPCIVTQSSAKDTRPSGEGNSSALHWLADLATQKAKDDTKESGSLRAMMSRESRPPFGLDSLSALSKPPASSPKLFNSLLLGPSITQSKPEGSSLRDLLNSGPGKLSQGPGESSVPFPSVFTSSSSDKMKSSLPNFLDHIIASVVETKKAEGRRSVTSEGGELGVLGARKDGVMGLSVLEPHTSHSWLCDGRLLCLQDPSNSNNWKIFRECWKQGQPVLVSGIHKRLKSELWRPEAFSEEFGNQDVDLVNCRNCSIISDVKVRDFWDGFETISKRLQDNDGRPMVLKLKDWPPGEDFRDMMPTRFDDLMDNLPLPEYTKRDGRLNLASRLPNFFVRPDLGPKMYNAYGLISTEDRKVGTTNLHLDVSDAVNVMVYVGIPHGEENQEQEAENSGYQEVMTTIEEGDVDDMTKRRVHEGKEKPGALWHIYAAKDAEKIRELLRKVGEEQGQENPPDHDPIHDQSWYLDQGLRRRLYEEYGVQGWAIVQFLGDAVFIPAGAPHQVHNLYSCIKVAEDFVSPEHVRHCFRLTQEFRHLSTTHTNHEDKLQVKNIIYHAVKDAVGTLKAHEPKLARP